The following coding sequences lie in one Leptospira neocaledonica genomic window:
- a CDS encoding LA_2444/LA_4059 family outer membrane protein, with the protein MGLYQKYYVFILLNLFLISNSQASEEIPKTGTSEKRKQKFELLLKRQTYSFIPYNFTSYSEKTNPNESIETNHLQQNQKVLVPAVFSYENYEKNYKAEISYYEVELVNPNSNVIRSNSTGLSAERFYYSPLARSEFETNFYKIISLIQNWNLYLGGGLRNINKYTYGKYMLDGAFQEYFYTYGPQVSLQSSYQFAENFSANISLDVFYTEGTRFFKTPIISPDTLVFTNGSAGTRGIFRGFESEISLQYKFHENMRFHLGYNQISSYFSYLHFDQWNLHYNFSSPSSISISNGSRSGNYEILRGFFLGFSVFF; encoded by the coding sequence ATGGGTCTTTATCAGAAATATTATGTTTTTATTCTATTAAACCTATTTTTAATTTCAAACTCTCAAGCATCGGAAGAAATTCCCAAAACCGGAACTTCTGAAAAAAGAAAACAAAAATTCGAACTATTATTAAAGAGGCAAACTTACAGTTTTATTCCATATAATTTCACTTCTTATTCCGAAAAAACGAATCCGAATGAATCCATAGAAACAAACCATTTACAACAAAATCAAAAGGTATTAGTTCCGGCGGTTTTCAGTTATGAAAATTACGAAAAAAATTACAAAGCTGAGATCTCTTATTACGAAGTAGAATTGGTAAATCCGAATTCGAATGTGATTAGATCCAATTCTACAGGTTTATCGGCAGAAAGGTTCTATTATTCTCCTTTAGCAAGATCCGAATTTGAAACAAATTTTTATAAAATCATTTCTCTGATCCAAAATTGGAATTTATATTTAGGCGGAGGACTCCGCAATATCAACAAGTATACCTACGGCAAATACATGTTAGACGGTGCTTTCCAGGAATATTTTTATACGTACGGTCCTCAAGTTTCCCTCCAATCTTCTTATCAATTTGCAGAAAATTTTTCCGCAAATATAAGTTTGGATGTATTTTATACAGAAGGAACTAGATTTTTTAAAACCCCTATCATTTCTCCGGATACATTGGTTTTTACGAATGGAAGCGCAGGCACTAGGGGGATTTTCAGAGGATTTGAGTCGGAAATTTCTCTCCAATACAAGTTTCATGAGAATATGAGATTTCATTTGGGATACAACCAAATTTCCTCTTATTTTAGTTACTTACATTTCGATCAATGGAATTTACATTATAATTTTTCTTCACCTTCTTCTATCTCTATCAGCAATGGATCTAGATCTGGAAACTATGAGATTTTAAGAGGATTCTTCTTGGGCTTTTCAGTATTTTTTTAA